The Curtobacterium sp. MCSS17_015 genomic sequence TCGGTGTAGCCGAAGAACCGAAGGTGCAGTTCGATCAGGCGGGCGACCGACGCGATGGTGTCGTTGTCGAAGCGCAGCGCGCGCAGGCGCTTCTTCGCGAGCTTGGAGCCGACCAGGTCGTGGTGGTGGAAGCTCACGGCCCCACCGGGCTCGAGCTTCCGGGTCGCCGGCTTGCCGATGTCGTGCAGGAGCGCCGCGAGCCGGAGCACGGTGTCGGGGGCGTCGCCCGGGTGGCGCTCGGCCTCGTACCCGATGGCCTGGGTGAGGACGGTGAGCGAGTGCTCGTACACGTCCTTGTGGTGGTGGTGCTCGTCGATCTCGAGCTTCATCGCGGGCAGCTCGGGCAGGATCCGCTCGGCGATGCCGGTGTCCACCAGGAGCCGGAGCCCCTCCACGGGGTCCGACGTGTCGAGCAACTTGACCAGTTCGTCCCGCACGCGCTCGGCGGAGACGATGTCGATGGAGTCGGCGAGGTCCGCCATGGCGGAACGGACGTCGTCGGACACCGTGAAGCCGAGCTGTGCGGTGAACCGTGCCGCGCGCATCATCCGGAGCGGGTCGTCGCGGAACGAGATCCGCGCCTCCTGCGGGGTCGCGAGCCGTTCGGCGAGCAGGTCCTCGACGCCGCCGTGCACGTCGACGAGTTCCCGCTGGGGGAGTCGGAGCGCCATCGCGTTGACGGTGAAGTCACGGCGCAGCAGGTCGTCTTCGATGGTGTCGCCGAACGTGACCTCGGGCTTGCGGGTCTCGCCGTCGTACACGTCGCTGCGGTAGGTGGTGATCTCGACCTGTTCGCCGCGCACCCGGGCGGCGATGGTGCCGAACTGGCGGCCGACGTCCCAGGTCGCACTCGCGAGGGGTTCGACGATCCGCAGGATGGTGTCGGGCCGGGCGTCCGAGGTGAAGTCGAGGTCGGTCACCGGGCGGCCGAGGAAGGCGTCGCGGACGGGCCCGCCGACGAGGGCGAGTTCGTGACCGGCTGCGGCGAACGCCCGTGCGAGGACGTCGACGGTGTCGGTGGCGGCGAGTGCGTCGAGTCGTTCGACGGCCTGGGCTACGGACTGCATGACGCCGTCGATCATCCCAGATGATGGCGGTGAGCACCTGCGCGCCCGCCTGCTGTCATGGTCGTGCCTCATACACTCGTCGTGGCCCGCTCACGACCAGGGCCCTCTCACATGCAGATACTCCGTACCGTGCTCGCCGCCGCCGCGTCCGCCCTGGTCGCCACCGGTCTGGTCATCGCGCCCGCTGCGGTGGACGTCGCCGACGCCGCCACCAGCTCGAAGCCCGCCGACCCGACCACCGCCCAGTCCGGCACGACCTCGGTCGAGCTGACGCCCTCCGGGCAAGGTGTCCTCGAGCTCGGCGACGACCTCTCGCTGTCCCTCACGGTCACGAACGACACGGACGTCGCGTTGCCGGCCGGCCGTGCGGACCTCGACATCATCCGCCCGGTCGTGGGCACGCGTGACATCCTCACGGACTGGCTCGGCGACACCTCGTCAGACGGTTACGTCGGCGTCCCGATGGACTCGGTGGACGTCCCGGTGGTCCCCGCGCACCGCTCGGTCACGGTCAGCGCCATCAGCGTCCCGTTCGACGACGTGCGGCTCGGCACGTTGAACCCGTTCGGTGCCCGGCGCATCGCGGCCTCGTACGCAGCGGGGTCGACGTTCGCGGTCGGACGCTCCGCCTTCACGTGGAACCCCGCACTCGACCGCGCGCCCGTCGACGTCGCCGTCGCGATGCCCGTGACGGTCCCGGCGACCGAGGACGGCGTGCTCTCGGCCGGCGCCCTCGCTGCCGACACCGCCGTCGACGGCACCCTGACCCAGCAGCTCGACGCGGCGGAGGGCCACAGCGTCGCCCTCGCCGTCGACCCGCGCATCATCGCCTCGATCCGGCTCCTCGGCGACGACGCCCCGAGCTCGGCGACCGCCTGGCTCGAGCGCCTCGAGGGCCTGCGGAACGAGAAGTTCCCGCTGTCCTACGCCGATGCCGACGTCGCCGGTCTCCATCAGGCCGGATTGCCGGGCATCGCCGCGCCGATCTCCTTCGACCAGGCGATCGCCGCGGCCGTCGAGGACGACCGGTTCCCGGGCGCGACGCCGAGCCCCACGGCCCCCGCCCCCTCGGACGGCGCCACCGCCGGGACACCCGGCACGGACGACGGCGCGGACCAGGGCGGTGCCGGCCAGGACGACACCGGGACGACGGGCACCCCGACCGCCGACGCCACCCCCGGTGATCCGACGGGCGACGGCACGGGCCCGGCTGCCGACGCCCCCGCGACCCTCCCCACCTCGGAGTCGCTCGTCGACTTCCCCTGGACGGTGGACACCGTCGCCTGGCCCGCCGAGGGCACCGTCGCCACGGACGACCTCACCGCGCTCGGCGCCGCCGGGTACCGCTCGACGCTCGTCTCGAGCGGCAACACCTCCGCCGGCGGCAACACCACCGTCGCCGCCTCCGAGGAGATCGGGTCGACCCAGGCCCTCGTGTCCGACCAGGCCATGTCCGGCCTCCTGCGCGAAGCCGCCAGCGCCACCGACGGACGCGCCGCCGCGAAGGCCATGTCCGAACTGTCCGCCACCCTGGCGACCGTCGCCGTCCAGGGCACCGCGACCGGACCGGTCCTCCTCACGCTCGACCGGTCCTGGCCGACGGACTCCAGCCGCCTCGAGAAGGCCCTCGACACCCTCGAGAGCACGGTCTGGGTCTCGCCGACCGACTTCTCCACCGTCGTCGACGCGACGCCCGGCTCCCTCACCCTGCAGAGCAGCAGCGTCGCTGACGACCGGCTCGCGACGCTCCGACGTCTCGTCCGCTCCGAGCAGGAACTCGCCGACTTCGCCAGCGCCGTCCAGGACCCGGCAGCGGTCACCGCCCCGGCGCGCCTCACCACCCTCGCGGCCGCGTCCAACGCCTGGCGCGCGGACACCGACGGCCTCACGACGGTGGTCGACGGCATCGTCGCCACGAACGACGAGACCGTCGGCACCGTCGGCATCGTCAACTCGAGCGACATCACCCTGCTCGGCGACCGCTCCTCGCTGCCGATCTCGGTCCGCAACCGGTCGGACTTCCCGGTCACCGTGTTCCTGACCGTCACGCCGTCGAACTCGTTCCTCCGCATCGAGGAGAACGCCGTCGAGGTCACGATCCAGCCCCGCTCCTCGACGCGCACCACCTTCCCCGTGCAGTCGGTCGCGAACGGCAAGGTCGCCCTGTCGATGTCGCTGACCAGCGCGACCGGCGCACGGATCTCCACGCCCGCCACCGTCGAGATCAACGTGCAGGCACAGTGGGAGACCGTCATCACGGCCATCGCCGCCGTCGCGGTGATCGCCGTCTTCGGCTTCGGCATCGTCCGCAACGTCCGACGCCGACTCCGCCGTCGCAACGGTGAGCCCGAGCCGGAGGACGACGACCCGAACCGTCCGCTCGAGGTCCAGCCCCCCGCCCCGGGCGGACCCGCCGAGAGCGTCGTCGCAGCGGACCGCGCCACGCCGGCACCCGACGCCGAAACCCGGCCTGGAGGCCCGACCCCCGTCCCCGGGGCCGCCACCGCCATCGCCGCGGCCAGCTCCGGCACCGACACCGTCGGATCCGACGGCGACCGTCTCGAGGACGCGATCATGCGCGCCGGAGCGCGGTCGAGCCTCCCGTCCGACGACCACGACGACGACCGCACCCGCGACGCCCGTCGCCAGCCCGAGGAGCCGACCATCAGCACCACCCCGTCCACCGGGACCGTCGACGCAGCACCGCAGGGCGAGCGGAACCTCGGGCGGGCGAGCGCGATGCTCGCAGCGGGGACGATGATCTCCCGCCTGCTCGGCTTCGCGAAGACGTTCGTGCTCGCCTACGCGATCGGTCAGACGAACTCCCGCTCGGCGGACGCCTTCGCGGTCTCGAACCAGCTGCCGAACAACATCTACGCGCTCATCGCCGGTGGCCTGCTGTCCGCGGTCCTCATCCCGCAGATCGTCCGCTCGATGAAGCAGGAGGACGCCGGACGCGCGTACGTCAACAAGATCGTGACGCTCGGGGCCTCGGTCTTCGTCGTCATCACGATCGTCGCGACCCTGCTCGCACCCGTCCTGGTCCGCGTCTACGCGGCGCAGGCGAACGACGGCAAGGGGTTCTCGCCGGCGGCGACCGACCTGGCGGTGGCGTTCGCGTTCTGGTGCCTGCCGCAGATCCTCTTCTACGCGCTGTACTCGCTCCTCGGCGAAGTCCTCAACGCCAAGCAGGTGTTCGGGCCCTTCACGTGGGCACCGCTCATCAACAACGTCATCGCGATCTCGGGTCTCGTCGTGTTCATCGCCCTGTTCGGCAACCGCACGACCAACTCCGGCACCGACGACTGGACACCGCTGAAGATCGCCGTCCTCGCCGGGAGCGCCACACTCGGTGTCCTCGCGCAGGCCGCGTTCCTGCCGTTCTTCTGGAAGCGCGCGGGGCTCAGCTTCCGGCCGGACTTCCGCTGGCGCGGTGTCGGCCTCAAGGCCACCGGGACCGCCGCCGGCTGGCTGTTCGCGATGATCCTCGTCACCCAGCTCGCCGGCATCGTGCAGTCGCGGGTCGCCTCACTCGGTTCCGGGAACGCCGGCAACGCGGTACTGCAGAACGCCTGGCTGCTGTTCATGCTCCCGCACTCGATCATCGCCGTGTCGATCGCCACCGCCTACTACACGCGGATGAGCCACGAGGCCGAGCGCGGCGACCTCGCTGCCGTCCGTCGCAACCTGTCGCTGTCCCTGCGGATCGTCGGACTGTTCACGGTGTTCTCGTCGGTGGCGCTCATGGTGGTCGCCGTGCCGTTCGGGCGGATGTTCTCGAACACCTTCGACGGAGCCGTCTCCATCGGCGCGGTCCTGCTCGCCTACATGCCCGGGCTGGTCCTGTTCAGCATGCTCTTCATCATCCAGCGGGTGTTCTGGGCCATGCACGACCACCGGACGCCGTTCCTCATGCAGCTCGTCCAGTCGGGGCTCTTCGTCATCGGGGCCCTCGCCGTCACCGCGCTGCCGGGGGAGGTCATCGGCCTGGCCGTGGCCGCGTGCACGACCGTCGCCGGGTCGGCCCAGACGATCGTCGCGCTCGTGCTCGTCCGTCGGCGTCTCGACGGCATCGAGGGCCCCGTCGTCACCCGCTCGCACCTGCAGTTCGTCGCCGCCGCGCTCGTCGCCGGTGCCGTCGGCCTGGTCGTCGTGCACTTCTTCGGGGCCTTCCGCGCCGACGGGTTCGCCATGGCCGACTTCACGAGCGCGCTCATCACCGTCGTGCTCGGCGGGATCGTCATGGTCGCGGTGTACTTCGGC encodes the following:
- a CDS encoding DUF6049 family protein, giving the protein MQILRTVLAAAASALVATGLVIAPAAVDVADAATSSKPADPTTAQSGTTSVELTPSGQGVLELGDDLSLSLTVTNDTDVALPAGRADLDIIRPVVGTRDILTDWLGDTSSDGYVGVPMDSVDVPVVPAHRSVTVSAISVPFDDVRLGTLNPFGARRIAASYAAGSTFAVGRSAFTWNPALDRAPVDVAVAMPVTVPATEDGVLSAGALAADTAVDGTLTQQLDAAEGHSVALAVDPRIIASIRLLGDDAPSSATAWLERLEGLRNEKFPLSYADADVAGLHQAGLPGIAAPISFDQAIAAAVEDDRFPGATPSPTAPAPSDGATAGTPGTDDGADQGGAGQDDTGTTGTPTADATPGDPTGDGTGPAADAPATLPTSESLVDFPWTVDTVAWPAEGTVATDDLTALGAAGYRSTLVSSGNTSAGGNTTVAASEEIGSTQALVSDQAMSGLLREAASATDGRAAAKAMSELSATLATVAVQGTATGPVLLTLDRSWPTDSSRLEKALDTLESTVWVSPTDFSTVVDATPGSLTLQSSSVADDRLATLRRLVRSEQELADFASAVQDPAAVTAPARLTTLAAASNAWRADTDGLTTVVDGIVATNDETVGTVGIVNSSDITLLGDRSSLPISVRNRSDFPVTVFLTVTPSNSFLRIEENAVEVTIQPRSSTRTTFPVQSVANGKVALSMSLTSATGARISTPATVEINVQAQWETVITAIAAVAVIAVFGFGIVRNVRRRLRRRNGEPEPEDDDPNRPLEVQPPAPGGPAESVVAADRATPAPDAETRPGGPTPVPGAATAIAAASSGTDTVGSDGDRLEDAIMRAGARSSLPSDDHDDDRTRDARRQPEEPTISTTPSTGTVDAAPQGERNLGRASAMLAAGTMISRLLGFAKTFVLAYAIGQTNSRSADAFAVSNQLPNNIYALIAGGLLSAVLIPQIVRSMKQEDAGRAYVNKIVTLGASVFVVITIVATLLAPVLVRVYAAQANDGKGFSPAATDLAVAFAFWCLPQILFYALYSLLGEVLNAKQVFGPFTWAPLINNVIAISGLVVFIALFGNRTTNSGTDDWTPLKIAVLAGSATLGVLAQAAFLPFFWKRAGLSFRPDFRWRGVGLKATGTAAGWLFAMILVTQLAGIVQSRVASLGSGNAGNAVLQNAWLLFMLPHSIIAVSIATAYYTRMSHEAERGDLAAVRRNLSLSLRIVGLFTVFSSVALMVVAVPFGRMFSNTFDGAVSIGAVLLAYMPGLVLFSMLFIIQRVFWAMHDHRTPFLMQLVQSGLFVIGALAVTALPGEVIGLAVAACTTVAGSAQTIVALVLVRRRLDGIEGPVVTRSHLQFVAAALVAGAVGLVVVHFFGAFRADGFAMADFTSALITVVLGGIVMVAVYFGVLALLRNAEVRSAVDLVRARLGR
- a CDS encoding CCA tRNA nucleotidyltransferase produces the protein MQSVAQAVERLDALAATDTVDVLARAFAAAGHELALVGGPVRDAFLGRPVTDLDFTSDARPDTILRIVEPLASATWDVGRQFGTIAARVRGEQVEITTYRSDVYDGETRKPEVTFGDTIEDDLLRRDFTVNAMALRLPQRELVDVHGGVEDLLAERLATPQEARISFRDDPLRMMRAARFTAQLGFTVSDDVRSAMADLADSIDIVSAERVRDELVKLLDTSDPVEGLRLLVDTGIAERILPELPAMKLEIDEHHHHKDVYEHSLTVLTQAIGYEAERHPGDAPDTVLRLAALLHDIGKPATRKLEPGGAVSFHHHDLVGSKLAKKRLRALRFDNDTIASVARLIELHLRFFGYTEGAWTDAAVRRYVRDAGDQLERLHELTRSDVTTRNRRKADRLGFAYDDLEARIAVLAEQEELDSMRPDLSGDDIMRILDIPPGRAVGEAYRFLLEARMDEGPLGPDEAEARLRTWWTSRDA